In the Oceanivirga salmonicida genome, ACATCAGCTTATTGTGCACCATTTGCTGTAGTAACTGATGCAATAATTGATAAAATACCTGGAATTAATAAAATTAAATTAGATAACGAAAAAACTGATAAATATTTAGGTATGTTTGGAAATCCAATAATCGTAGCATTTATTTTAGGTATAATAATAGGACTTTTAGCGAAATATAATTTTCAACAAACAACACAATTGGCAGTTAAAGTTGCAGCAGTTATATATTTAATGCCAAGAGTAATAAAGCCAATTATGGAAGGATTATTACCGATTTCTGAAATAGCTAAACAAAAATTATCAAATAAATTTAAGGGAGAAAAATTTTTAATAGGATTAGATCCAGCATTATTATTGGGAGATCCATTAGTAGTTACAAGTGGATTAATATTTATACCATTAACATTATTGATAGCATTATTAGTGCCAGGTAATAGAGTTTTACCATTTGGGGATTTAGCTACAATGGGATTTTTTATAGCCATGGCAGTTGCAATACATAATGGTAATTTATTTAGAACAATTATAAGTGGTTCAGTAATAATGTATATAACAATATGGATTTCAAATCAAACAATAGGATTACATACACAATTAGCCAAAAATGCAGGATCTCTAGAAAATATTACAACTCAAGTGGCTTCATTAGATCAAGGTGGGTCACCAATTACTTATATTTATACTCAAATAGTTAATAATACAAATATGATAGGATTAATTGTAATATCTTTAATCTATTTTACAGGTTTAATAATGACATATAAAAGATTTAAAAAATTAGAAAAATTAAATAATTTAAAATAATGAAAGGGAATTTATGAAAGCATTATATTTAATAGAAAATTCTAAAATAAAATGTTTAGAAGTTGAAAAACCAAAAGTAGAAAAAAAAGGTGATATACTAATGAAAATAGTTTATACCGGAACTTGTGGTTCGGATTATGTTAGATTTTTTGAAAATCAAGCAAAAAAATATCCAATAATATTGACACATGAATTTTGTGGAATAGTTGAAGATAATAATAATTCAAATAAATTTTCTAAAGGAGATTATGTAGCAGCAATTCCTTTAATACCAGATTTTGAAGATGAAGAAAGTAAAAAGGGAAATTATTCTTTATGTAAAAATTATGGGTTTATAGGTTCAAGACAAGATGGAGGACTACAAGAATATATAGTTTTAAATGAAAAAAATTTAATTAAATTACCAAAAGATTTAGAATTAAAAAAGGCAGGTTTTTTAGAACCTATAACAGTGGTATTACATGGACTTAAAATAGCTAAATTAAAAGAAATTGATATAAAAAAAATAGCAATAATTGGAATGGGGACGATTGGTATATTAGCGTTACAAATTTTGAAATATTATGGTTATGATGTTTCTTGTTTTGATATAGATGAAGAAAAATTAAGATTATCTAAAAAATTTGGAGCCAATAGATTAGTAAATAATAAGAACATAGAAGAATTAAAATTAAATTATAATGAGTATGACTTAGTAATAGAAACAAGTGGAGCAACTCAAAGTTTTTATATAAGTAACTCATTAGCAGCTAAAAAAGGTGAGATTTTGTATATAGGAACACCACATGAAAATTTATTATTTGATTTTAAAAAATATGAATTAATAAATAGAAAAGAATTAACAATTAAAGGTTCATGGATGAATTATTCAAAACCTTGGCCAGGCAATGAATGGACAGAAGCGTTAGAATTGTTAAGAAAAGGAGCCATTATTGTTGAAGATTTGATAGGTAAATATGTTACACTTGATACTTTTGAAACAATTTTAGAAGATTATAAAAATAGAAAAATTTCAGGCAAAATTGTAGTTAAGGTTTCAGAAATATAAAATAATATTCTTATAAATAGGAGATAAACTATGATAAATATACTTAAATATAATGATGTAGAAATTAAAGTTAAAAATAAAGGGGCAGAATTATTTTCGGTAGTAGTAGATGGGGAAGAATTTATTTGGAATAAAAAAGAAATTTGGTCAAAATCATCACCTATATTGTTTCCATTTGTTGGAGATTTAATAGATGCTAAGTATAAATATATGGGGAGAGTATATAATTTTGGAACGAAGCACGGCTTTGCAAGAGATAAAAACTTTGAATTATTAGAAAAAACTAATAAAAAATTAAGTTTTATACTTAAATCAAATTTTGAAACTAGAAAAATATATCCGTTTGATTTTGAGCTTATATTAAATTATGAGATATTGTCAAAAAATAGTATAAAAATGGAATATATTGTAAAAAATATAGGAAATAATAATATGTATTTTTCATTAGGGTAT is a window encoding:
- a CDS encoding PTS galactitol transporter subunit IIC, with amino-acid sequence MQFIKYILDVGPAVMLPLVILIIGLSFGLKIGKAFYSALSIGIGFVGIGLIVGLMQTSIGPAAKQMAENFGLSLNVVDLGWPGSSPMTWASSIAIVAIPIAVLVNIVMLITKTTKVVNVDIWNIWHMTFTGALAYIATSNYWIGIGGIIVHAIISYKFGDWFRYDIEGYFGMEGIAVPHGTSAYCAPFAVVTDAIIDKIPGINKIKLDNEKTDKYLGMFGNPIIVAFILGIIIGLLAKYNFQQTTQLAVKVAAVIYLMPRVIKPIMEGLLPISEIAKQKLSNKFKGEKFLIGLDPALLLGDPLVVTSGLIFIPLTLLIALLVPGNRVLPFGDLATMGFFIAMAVAIHNGNLFRTIISGSVIMYITIWISNQTIGLHTQLAKNAGSLENITTQVASLDQGGSPITYIYTQIVNNTNMIGLIVISLIYFTGLIMTYKRFKKLEKLNNLK
- a CDS encoding zinc-binding dehydrogenase, which produces MKALYLIENSKIKCLEVEKPKVEKKGDILMKIVYTGTCGSDYVRFFENQAKKYPIILTHEFCGIVEDNNNSNKFSKGDYVAAIPLIPDFEDEESKKGNYSLCKNYGFIGSRQDGGLQEYIVLNEKNLIKLPKDLELKKAGFLEPITVVLHGLKIAKLKEIDIKKIAIIGMGTIGILALQILKYYGYDVSCFDIDEEKLRLSKKFGANRLVNNKNIEELKLNYNEYDLVIETSGATQSFYISNSLAAKKGEILYIGTPHENLLFDFKKYELINRKELTIKGSWMNYSKPWPGNEWTEALELLRKGAIIVEDLIGKYVTLDTFETILEDYKNRKISGKIVVKVSEI